One region of Gigantopelta aegis isolate Gae_Host chromosome 7, Gae_host_genome, whole genome shotgun sequence genomic DNA includes:
- the LOC121377944 gene encoding monocarboxylate transporter 2-like, which produces MAINVAFNDHTVCEVTSNGGRDETTDDSKTQTRALRTASSDTASKDMVLATTALSICDRSNSKGVRTGQQTNDVDGPWTTESSKRLPENGTCAVENVIVDTENTRWHSKTRLKKQIVLVGICSITIVISHGYAMSLGVLFLPIRDTFGTNTAETALLQSVSLGSLMCGSAVVSPLFLKYGAGPVGFAGNLLATIGLVVSFLAPSFPVLVVSGGFITGLGLCCQYVINFSVIGTVIKNAKWRDFAFALLASSVGIGYSVYPIMTALLLEQFGWRGTMLLLGGITLHCCPAFLTIAAISRDLVQKDRKLDDPSESKSHWNLSLFKEFGFLIMGFNVFLVLALIPTVNFFLVDMSKTNGFDLKTGAFFLTVAGISSVAGRAITVAVTVFTGGSKILPIGVLYIATGTFMSIVPFAKTYVSVVSAVLLYNIPYGASSVLFPSAVYEVAGNHRYTSAVGYAGLIGGVAAWISGPIGGELNNN; this is translated from the exons ATGGCAATAAACGTAGCTTTCAACGACCATACTGTTTGTGAAGTGACGAGTAATGGCGGCCGAGATGAAACCACAGACGATTCCAAAACACAGACGAGAGCACTGCGGACAGCATCGTCAGATACAGCGTCAAAAGATATGGTATTAGCAACGACAGCATTGTCTATTTGTGACAGGTCTAACAGCAAAGGTGTACGCACAGGCCAACAGACAAATGATGTGGACGGACCATGGACAACAGAATCTTCCAAAAGATTACCTGAAAATGGTACATGCGCTGTTGAAAACGTAATTGTAGATACGGAAAACACAAG GTGGCATTCCAAAACGAGGCTGAAGAAGCAGATTGTGCTGGTGGGAATATGTTCCATCACTATAGTCATTTCCCATGGTTACGCCATGTCTCTTGGAGTCCTCTTTCTACCAATCAGAGACACGTTTGGAACGAACACCGCCGAAACAGCATTGCTGCAGTCCGTTAGCCTTGGGAGTTTAATGTGTGGAA GTGCTGTTGTAAGTCCTCTGTTTCTCAAATATGGCGCTGGGCCTGTTGGATTTGCCGGGAATTTGTTGGCAACCATTGGACTCGTCGTTAGCTTCTTAGCTCCCTCATTTCCGGTTCTCGTTGTGTCAGGTGGATTTATTACAG GTCTTGGCCTTTGTTGCCAGTACGTCATCAACTTTTCAGTTATCGGAACTGTTATCAAGAATGCCAAGTGGAGAGATTTTGCCTTTGCCCTATTGGCCAGCTCCGTCGGAATCGGATATTCAGTATATCCAATCATGACTGCACTTTTGCTGGAACAATTCGGCTGGCGCGGAACCATGTTGTTACTAGGGGGAATAACTCTTCATTGCTGTCCAGCATTTCTTACCATCGCTGCGATCTCGCGAGATCTCGTACAAAAAGACCGGAAATTGGACGATCCTTCCGAGAGCAAATCCCACTGGAATCTCTCCCTGTTTAAAGAATTTGGATTTCTCATTATGGGATTCAATGTATTTTTAGTATTGGCCTTGATACCTACAGTGAATTTTTTCTTGGTGGATATGTCCAAAACAAATGGTTTTGACCTGAAAACGGGAGCATTCTTTTTAACTGTAGCTGGGATTTCCAGCGTAGCCGGCCGAGCTATCACTGTTGCTGTGACTGTGTTCACGGGAGGGTCGAAGATATTACCAATTGGCGTCCTTTACATAGCAACAGGGACGTTTATGTCAATTGTGCCTTTTGCTAAGACATATGTTTCTGTGGTATCTGCGGTTCTATTATACAACATACCGTATGGCGCTTCGTCTGTTTTATTCCCGTCTGCTGTCTATGAAGTGGCGGGAAATCACCGTTATACGTCTGCAGTGGGATATGCCGGTCTAATAGGCGGGGTAGCAGCGTGGATCAGCGGACCCATCGGAGGTGAgctcaataataattaa